Proteins encoded within one genomic window of uncultured Desulfobacter sp.:
- a CDS encoding ATP-binding protein — protein MFSSLRLKIFSLIIIIMLATAATIIVYTNRDVRQAVLETEQTSTKNMLDLIGLNIKGGYNRLVNEKIEIFSILDKEIQDISSICQLTIAKFITENTSGLVSEEFAKQKALDWLRTVQLKDKELFIFDENGIILSHTNPKSIGSSMDKIKDMKRRALNKAMRYDVLKSRGDWAVFSEKRGWDPQDTKKKGLFVPIPEWKWTLGVAVNFEQIEQESQVRMDNIIKGLNDTFSNIKIYKSGFVCIFTGEKKILIPPIAKQYEGLEQTINHYTGNLLLNDLMAACKKGEVLRYKPANGPNANEFEAQISFFKAFDWYTFIAVPVNEVQAPAKELIARQSMIVLSIFLASLVAAFYTVSKISKPLILLTKYAKELPQQDFTQLEEDHISKIDYLPRAYNDEVGRLAEAFIFMKGEIKKNVLKTIETTSAKERLERMAAENANRAKSEFLANMSHELRTPLNHIIGFTELVVDKSFGELNDVQEEYLGDVLTSSKHLLSLINDILDLSKVEAGKMELEASEADLKSLLQNSLVMVKEKSIKHGVKMTTDIDDVPDTVSIDERKIKQVIYNLLSNAVKFTPEGGHIHISAKLVSENKLNDAVEIGVKDSGIGLKKEDLKRIFDHFEQVENSASRKFQGTGLGLALTKQLVELHNGRIWAESEGEGKGSTFWIIIPITQDLKFFSI, from the coding sequence ATGTTCTCATCTTTAAGGTTAAAAATTTTTTCTCTGATCATTATAATTATGCTGGCAACGGCGGCAACCATAATTGTGTATACCAACAGAGATGTCAGACAGGCCGTTTTAGAAACTGAGCAGACGTCCACTAAAAATATGCTTGATCTAATCGGCTTAAATATAAAAGGAGGCTACAACCGCTTAGTAAATGAAAAAATAGAAATTTTTTCTATTTTGGATAAAGAAATTCAGGACATATCCTCCATCTGCCAGCTGACTATAGCCAAATTCATCACAGAAAACACAAGCGGCTTAGTTTCGGAAGAGTTTGCAAAACAAAAAGCTTTAGATTGGCTGCGTACGGTTCAACTAAAAGACAAAGAACTTTTTATCTTCGATGAAAACGGCATAATTTTATCCCATACAAATCCGAAAAGTATCGGCTCCTCAATGGATAAAATAAAAGACATGAAGCGACGCGCCCTTAATAAAGCGATGCGATACGATGTGTTAAAATCCCGGGGAGACTGGGCGGTCTTTTCAGAAAAAAGAGGGTGGGATCCACAAGACACAAAAAAAAAGGGGCTTTTTGTTCCTATCCCTGAATGGAAATGGACATTGGGTGTGGCCGTCAACTTTGAGCAAATTGAGCAGGAAAGCCAGGTTAGAATGGATAATATTATCAAAGGGCTCAATGATACATTTTCCAATATTAAAATTTATAAATCCGGTTTTGTCTGTATATTTACCGGTGAGAAAAAAATTTTAATTCCCCCCATCGCTAAACAATACGAAGGCTTAGAACAGACAATTAATCATTATACCGGCAATTTGCTTTTAAACGATCTCATGGCCGCGTGCAAGAAAGGAGAAGTTCTTCGTTATAAGCCTGCGAATGGACCCAATGCCAATGAATTTGAAGCGCAGATCTCTTTTTTCAAAGCATTTGATTGGTATACGTTCATCGCGGTTCCGGTGAACGAAGTCCAGGCCCCGGCCAAAGAGTTGATTGCACGACAAAGCATGATTGTTCTCAGTATATTTCTGGCCAGTCTGGTGGCTGCGTTTTATACCGTCTCAAAAATATCAAAACCCCTTATTTTGCTTACAAAATATGCAAAAGAACTTCCCCAGCAGGATTTCACACAATTAGAAGAGGATCATATAAGTAAAATTGACTATTTACCCCGTGCCTACAATGATGAAGTTGGACGATTAGCTGAAGCCTTCATTTTTATGAAAGGCGAAATCAAAAAGAATGTGTTAAAAACCATTGAAACTACATCAGCCAAAGAACGCCTTGAAAGAATGGCTGCAGAAAATGCCAACAGGGCCAAAAGCGAATTTCTAGCCAATATGAGCCATGAACTCCGGACGCCGTTGAATCATATTATTGGATTTACAGAACTGGTTGTTGACAAAAGTTTCGGCGAGTTAAATGACGTTCAAGAGGAGTATCTCGGCGATGTTTTAACCAGCAGTAAACATTTGCTCTCTTTGATTAACGACATCCTTGATCTTTCAAAAGTTGAGGCGGGCAAGATGGAACTGGAAGCATCAGAGGCTGATCTTAAATCCCTTCTGCAGAACAGTTTGGTAATGGTTAAAGAGAAGTCAATAAAACATGGCGTTAAAATGACAACTGATATCGACGACGTTCCGGATACGGTTTCAATTGATGAACGAAAAATTAAGCAGGTGATATACAATCTGCTGTCAAATGCGGTGAAATTTACGCCTGAAGGCGGCCATATTCATATTTCTGCAAAGCTGGTTTCCGAGAACAAGCTAAATGATGCTGTCGAGATTGGTGTAAAAGATTCCGGGATAGGATTAAAAAAAGAAGATCTTAAACGAATTTTCGACCATTTTGAACAAGTGGAAAATTCCGCCAGTCGAAAATTTCAGGGAACAGGTCTTGGCCTCGCTCTTACCAAGCAGCTTGTAGAGCTTCATAACGGTCGCATATGGGCTGAAAGTGAGGGTGAAGGCAAGGGGAGTACGTTTTGGATTATCATTCCCATCACCCAAGATTTAAAATTCTTTTCAATTTGA